One genomic window of Candidatus Binatia bacterium includes the following:
- the lipA gene encoding lipoyl synthase: MSVARRHPEWIKVKAPGGPAFFATKRIVKELRLHTVCEEAHCPNVGECWGHRTATFMLLGEVCTRNCAFCAVVHGRPDPVDPLEPARVAEGVVQLGLRHVVVTSVDRDDLPDGGAGQFVRTAQAIRARVPECRIEVLVPDFRPDIAGVDLVVDAPIDILNHNVETVPRLYRRARPGASYARSLEILGRAKSRRPELLTKTGLMLGLGEEQAEVRSVLRDLVGVGCDILTLGQYLRPSAAQMPVARYLEPSEFVAWRSEGLACGFRHVEAGPLVRSSYHAWTHVP; the protein is encoded by the coding sequence CCCGGAGTGGATCAAGGTCAAGGCACCTGGTGGCCCGGCCTTCTTTGCAACCAAGCGCATCGTCAAGGAGCTGCGCCTGCACACCGTTTGCGAGGAGGCGCACTGTCCGAACGTCGGCGAGTGCTGGGGGCACCGAACGGCGACTTTCATGCTGCTCGGCGAAGTCTGCACCCGTAATTGCGCGTTTTGCGCGGTGGTCCATGGGCGCCCAGATCCGGTCGACCCCCTGGAGCCGGCCCGGGTCGCCGAGGGAGTGGTGCAGCTCGGTCTGCGACACGTGGTGGTGACGTCGGTGGATCGGGACGACCTGCCCGATGGCGGTGCCGGGCAGTTCGTGCGCACGGCCCAGGCGATCCGGGCGCGGGTGCCCGAGTGTCGCATCGAAGTGCTGGTGCCCGACTTCCGCCCCGACATCGCTGGGGTCGACTTGGTGGTCGATGCCCCCATTGACATCCTCAATCACAACGTCGAGACAGTGCCGCGGTTGTACAGGCGTGCGCGGCCGGGGGCGTCGTATGCGCGCTCCCTCGAGATCCTCGGTCGGGCCAAGTCGCGGCGGCCCGAGCTACTCACCAAGACGGGCCTGATGTTGGGTCTGGGGGAGGAGCAAGCGGAGGTGCGGTCGGTGCTTCGCGACCTCGTGGGTGTCGGGTGCGACATCCTCACCCTGGGTCAGTATCTGCGCCCGTCGGCGGCACAGATGCCCGTGGCGCGTTATCTGGAGCCGTCGGAGTTCGTAGCGTGGCGCAGCGAGGGGTTGGCCTGCGGCTTTCGGCATGTCGAAGCCGGACCTCTGGTCCGTAGCTCGTACCATGCCTGGACCCACGTGCCCTGA
- a CDS encoding glutathione S-transferase family protein, which produces MIKLYYHVDCPYSQKVRIVLAEKDLEHELVHVDLAKGDHKTAEFRKLNPLGKVPVLVDEDVVVYDSTIIDEYLDEEYPNPSLMPEDSAGRARVRLLEDFCDSFFIPQTVFILTELHRSDAERDQEKIRRYSGEIQRVLQWLEPQLAGKPFLVGDFSIADAAFAGRAVILSQLGVEIDPRLHNVAAWIGRLYERPSVRALGV; this is translated from the coding sequence ATGATCAAGCTCTACTACCATGTGGACTGCCCTTACTCGCAGAAGGTGCGGATCGTGCTTGCCGAGAAGGATCTCGAGCACGAACTCGTGCACGTCGACCTCGCGAAGGGGGATCACAAGACGGCCGAGTTCCGCAAGCTGAACCCGCTCGGGAAGGTGCCTGTGCTGGTGGACGAGGACGTCGTGGTGTACGACTCGACGATTATCGACGAGTATCTCGACGAAGAGTATCCGAACCCGTCGCTTATGCCCGAGGATTCCGCCGGTCGGGCTCGCGTGCGACTGCTCGAGGACTTCTGCGACAGCTTCTTTATTCCGCAGACGGTATTCATTCTTACCGAGCTCCACCGTTCGGACGCGGAGCGCGACCAGGAGAAGATTCGGCGGTACTCGGGTGAGATTCAACGTGTCTTGCAATGGCTGGAGCCGCAACTCGCCGGCAAGCCTTTTCTGGTCGGCGATTTCTCTATTGCGGACGCGGCGTTTGCCGGCCGGGCCGTGATCCTGTCGCAACTTGGCGTCGAGATCGATCCCCGTTTGCACAATGTCGCGGCGTGGATCGGGCGGCTTTACGAACGCCCGAGCGTACGCGCACTCGGTGTCTGA